One genomic region from Spirosoma sp. KCTC 42546 encodes:
- the rodA gene encoding rod shape-determining protein RodA codes for MARQNDPFAQNIDWLTLLLYLGCVTMGWLNVYAAVYSPEDHTSLFDMSTNAGKQLMWIGTTVILIICVLVINHTFFDTFAFVFYGFMILLLILVLFLGSNINGSRSWFKFGSFTLQPAEFAKVATALALAKYLDVPGINLTKQKDLLYIGGIIVLPCILILASNETGSTLVFASFAIMLYREGLPGWIPAVGLAAATLFILALVFAKLYIFLGIVVLLLLVILLMPRYNRTLPNLLGMGLVGLMMMGYVAGVDFFVNNVLQKHQRNRIKVLVDPTIDPLGVGWNVTQAKIAIGSGRLQGKGFLEGTQTKFDFVPEQSTDFIFCTIGEEHGFIGSLVVVALFIGLLARIVILAEKQRTKFARVYGYCVAGIIFFHVMVNIGMTIGLMPVIGIPLPFFSYGGSSLWSFSILLFIFLKLDSRRAGAMWR; via the coding sequence TTGGCTCGCCAAAACGACCCCTTTGCTCAAAATATTGACTGGCTCACACTGCTGCTGTACCTCGGCTGTGTAACAATGGGCTGGCTCAATGTCTATGCCGCTGTATACAGCCCGGAAGACCATACCAGTCTGTTCGACATGTCGACCAATGCCGGGAAACAGCTAATGTGGATCGGTACAACCGTGATACTGATCATTTGTGTTCTGGTTATCAATCATACGTTTTTCGATACGTTTGCCTTTGTCTTCTATGGCTTTATGATTTTGCTGTTGATTCTGGTACTTTTTCTCGGAAGCAACATCAATGGGTCGAGGTCGTGGTTTAAGTTCGGATCATTTACCCTTCAACCTGCCGAGTTTGCCAAAGTGGCAACGGCGCTGGCGCTGGCCAAATACCTGGATGTACCGGGTATCAATCTTACCAAACAAAAAGATCTGCTCTACATCGGCGGAATCATTGTGCTGCCCTGTATTCTGATTCTGGCTTCGAACGAAACCGGCTCAACGCTTGTGTTTGCCTCGTTTGCCATTATGCTTTATCGGGAAGGGTTGCCAGGCTGGATTCCGGCAGTAGGGTTGGCCGCAGCTACTTTATTTATTTTGGCTCTGGTATTTGCGAAGTTGTACATCTTCCTGGGTATTGTTGTTTTGTTGCTACTGGTGATTCTGCTGATGCCGCGCTACAACCGTACTCTACCTAATCTGCTCGGTATGGGGCTGGTTGGATTGATGATGATGGGGTATGTGGCGGGGGTTGATTTTTTTGTGAACAACGTCCTGCAAAAACACCAGCGCAACCGGATTAAAGTACTGGTTGATCCAACGATTGATCCGCTTGGTGTAGGCTGGAATGTGACGCAGGCCAAAATTGCCATTGGCTCCGGGCGGCTTCAGGGAAAAGGTTTTCTGGAAGGGACCCAAACTAAATTCGATTTCGTGCCCGAGCAAAGCACCGACTTTATCTTCTGTACCATTGGCGAGGAACACGGCTTTATCGGTAGCCTTGTCGTTGTCGCGTTATTTATCGGGTTGCTGGCCCGCATCGTGATTCTGGCCGAAAAGCAACGCACCAAATTTGCCAGAGTTTACGGTTACTGCGTGGCCGGGATTATCTTCTTCCACGTCATGGTCAATATCGGTATGACCATTGGGTTAATGCCTGTTATTGGTATCCCACTGCCGTTCTTTAGTTATGGCGGCTCCTCACTCTGGTCATTTTCCATACTTCTGTTTATTTTCCTCAAACTCGATTCCCGTCGGGCGGGCGCCATGTGGCGGTAG